In Chryseobacterium salivictor, the DNA window CTAATCTATATCCATTCTAAATAATTACCCATCAATAATGTTATTTTGTTGTAAAAAACAATAAAATATTTAGCTTTTCGTTTAAATTTAACACCCATAATAAGACAGCAATGATAAATTGAAAATAACGATTATCAGAAAATCTTATGATCATCCACATTTTAAAAACATTAAATATACAGGAACAGGGATCCTCAAAAAAAATAATATAGTAAAACACAGTACTTTAAATTTTCACAGGATTCTTTTCGGGAGTTGAAAAGCTAACTTTTGACCATAGCCCTTTAACATCATTCTCATGAACTCCTCATGAACTATCCATGAAGTATCCATGAAGCATCTATGGAGCATCCATGAAGCAATATTGTGCGTGACCCGTCCTAAAATAATTATACAGATTAATAGATAAATCCTGATATCACTATTTCAGGGCAAGACACTCGAACCCATTCTGAAATAGCCGATACAAATCATCTAGGCACTTTAGAAGTTTCTTCTTGACCTAAAAATATCTTTCTTAAAACAAAAAAACCTGCTAAGCTAGCAGGTTTTAAATATATTTAAAGAATTACTTTAATTTTTTCTTTACAGAAATCTCTTCGTAAACTTCCAGAATATCGCCAACTTCAATATCATTGTAGCCTTTAATATTCAGACCACATTCGTAGCCTTTGGTTACTTCTTTTACATCGTCTTTGAAACGTTTCAAACTTTCAAGTTCTCCATCGAATTTTACGATACCGTCGCGTAACAAACGAATTTTCGAGTTTCGGGTTACTTTTCCGGTAAGAACCATACATCCTGCAATAGATCCTACTTTCGAAATTTTGAACACTTCACGGATTTCTACGTTCCCGATTACCTGTTCTTTTATTTCTGGTGAAAGCATTCCTTCCATCGCTTCTTTTACCTCGTCAATTGCCTTATAGATAACTGAATAGGTTCTGATCTCGATTTCTTCTTTGTCAGCCAGTTCTTTTGCATTAACACCTGCTCTCACATTAAAGCCGATCATAATTGCATCTGAAGCCGCTGCTAATAAAACATCTGATTCAGTAATCTGACCTACTCCCTGGTGAATAATTTTCACGCTGATTTCCTCGGTAGATAAACTTTGAAGCTGATCTGAAAGTGCTTCTACAGAACCATCCACGTCCCCTTTCAGGATAATGTTCAATTCTTTGAAGTCTCCTAACGCAATACGTCTTCCTAATTCGTCTAACGTTACGTGTTTCTTGGTTCTAACGGATTGCTCACGCTGCAACTGTTCTCTTTTGGTTGCAATTGTTTTGGCTTCCCGTTCATCTGCAAATACCCGGAAACGATCTCCGGCAGTTGGTGCGCCATCTAACCCCAATACCGTAACCGGCATCGATGGTCCTGCCTCTTCCATCGGTTTCCCTCTTTCATCAAGCAATGCTTTTACTTTACCATGATTTTTACCTGCAAGTACATAGTCACCTACTTTCAACGTTCCAGCCTGTACCAGTATTGTGGAAATATATCCTCTACCTTTATCTAAAGAAGCCTCGATTACGACACCACTAGCATTTTTATTTGGGTTGGCTTTTAATTCTAATAATTCCGCCTGCAATAATACTTTCTCTAAAAGAGCGTCCATATTATTACCAAACTTGGCAGATACTTCCTGTGACTGTACATTACCACCCCACTCTTCTACCAGAACATTCATGGCAGAAAGCTGCTGGCGGATGTTGTCTGGGTTAGAGTTTGGCTTGTCCACTTTATTAATAGCAATAATCATTGGAACTCCCGCCGCCTGTGCGTGAGAAATTGCTTCTTTCGTTTGTGGCATCACATCATCATCAGCTGCGATTACGATAATTGCAATATCTGTAACCTGTGCCCCTCTGGCTCTCATCGCGGTAAACGCCTCGTGACCCGGTGTATCTAAGAATGTTATTCTCTGACCATTCTCCAGCTTCACGTTATAAGCACCAATGTGCTGTGTAATTCCACCGGATTCACCAGCGATTACATTTGTTTTTCTGATATAATCGAGTAACGAAGTCTTACCGTGATCTACGTGTCCCATTACGGTAACGATCGGCGCTCGGGTAATCATATCCTCCGCAGTATCGGTATCTTCTTCCAGTGCAGATTCCTCTACATCGGCATCAGAGAATTCAATGTTGTATCCGAATTCGTCAGCAACAAGTAATAAAGTATCAGCTTCTAAACGCTGATTCATGGTTACCATAACTCCCAGTGAGAAACAGGCAGATATTACTTCTGTTGGACTCACGTTCATTAATGAAGCTAATTCACCTACGGTAATAAATTCTGTTATCTTAAGAGTTCTGTCTGCTGCATCGATCTCATCCTGACGCTCATCCTGTTCTCTTCGGTAAACTCTTTTCTCTTTTCTGTATTTGGCTCCTTTATTTTTCCCTGCCTTGCTGGTCAGTTTTTCTAAAGTTTCCTTAATTTGATTTTTAACTTGCTCGTCAGTCAGTTCGACAGGCATTACAGGACCTCTTCTTACAGGACCTCTGTTGGCGCCTCCACCACCCTGATATCCAGGTCGGTTGCCACCACCACCTTGACCAGGCGGACGATTCCCACCCTGACCAGGAGGACGGTTGCCTTGACCTTGTCCAGGAGGGCGATTACCCTGAGTCCCCTGCTGAGTTGCCCCACCAGTAGGATTGGGTTTTTCAATACGCTTTCTTTTCTTCTTGGCAGCGGCTGAATTTGCGGAAGGTTTTGGTTTATTAAACTGTGATAAATCCACGGTTTGTTTCAGGATTTTCACCCCTTCCAATTTTTTATAAACCGTTTCAATTTTATCCGATTCAGGCGGTATTACCGCTTCAGGTTTCGGAGTTTCTACGGCCGGCGGCGCTGGAGTTTCTACCACTGCAGGCACAACGGGTGCTTCCTGTATTTTTTCTACAGGTGCTTTTTCCGTGATGGCCTCTGGTTTTTTGGATTGATCGTTCTTGGACGATCGTGGCTTATGGCCTTCAATTTTCGACAAATCAATTTTATCCAAAACCTTAAATTCCTGTTTTTCAGAAACAGGTGCTTTTTCAGCAACAGGTGCTTTTTCAACCACAG includes these proteins:
- the infB gene encoding translation initiation factor IF-2 codes for the protein MPKIRLNKAVKEFNISMTRLVEFLHAKGIEVESNPNAQLEESAYSALEAEFRKDGEQRKASHEVVIAKVPEEKLEIEPSQPEVIRAKASLRPETRILGKIDLDQKISEVKKEQPAPPAEEPKPVVEKAPVAEKAPVSEKQEFKVLDKIDLSKIEGHKPRSSKNDQSKKPEAITEKAPVEKIQEAPVVPAVVETPAPPAVETPKPEAVIPPESDKIETVYKKLEGVKILKQTVDLSQFNKPKPSANSAAAKKKRKRIEKPNPTGGATQQGTQGNRPPGQGQGNRPPGQGGNRPPGQGGGGNRPGYQGGGGANRGPVRRGPVMPVELTDEQVKNQIKETLEKLTSKAGKNKGAKYRKEKRVYRREQDERQDEIDAADRTLKITEFITVGELASLMNVSPTEVISACFSLGVMVTMNQRLEADTLLLVADEFGYNIEFSDADVEESALEEDTDTAEDMITRAPIVTVMGHVDHGKTSLLDYIRKTNVIAGESGGITQHIGAYNVKLENGQRITFLDTPGHEAFTAMRARGAQVTDIAIIVIAADDDVMPQTKEAISHAQAAGVPMIIAINKVDKPNSNPDNIRQQLSAMNVLVEEWGGNVQSQEVSAKFGNNMDALLEKVLLQAELLELKANPNKNASGVVIEASLDKGRGYISTILVQAGTLKVGDYVLAGKNHGKVKALLDERGKPMEEAGPSMPVTVLGLDGAPTAGDRFRVFADEREAKTIATKREQLQREQSVRTKKHVTLDELGRRIALGDFKELNIILKGDVDGSVEALSDQLQSLSTEEISVKIIHQGVGQITESDVLLAAASDAIMIGFNVRAGVNAKELADKEEIEIRTYSVIYKAIDEVKEAMEGMLSPEIKEQVIGNVEIREVFKISKVGSIAGCMVLTGKVTRNSKIRLLRDGIVKFDGELESLKRFKDDVKEVTKGYECGLNIKGYNDIEVGDILEVYEEISVKKKLK